A region from the Pseudomonas sp. P8_229 genome encodes:
- the miaB gene encoding tRNA (N6-isopentenyl adenosine(37)-C2)-methylthiotransferase MiaB, which yields MAKKLYIETHGCQMNEYDSSRMVDLLGEHQALEVTARAEDADVILLNTCSIRERAQDRVYSQLGRWRELKLANPEMVIAVGGCVASQEGAAIRDRAPYVDVVFGPQTLHRLPEMIDAARITKLPQVDVSFPEIEKFDHLPEPRIDGPSAYVSVMEGCSKYCTFCVVPYTRGEEVSRPFDDVLAEIIHLAENGVREVTLLGQNVNGYRGTTHDGRLADLAELIRVVAAVDGIDRIRYTTSHPLEFSDSLIQAHADVPELVKHLHLPVQSGSDRILAAMKRNHTALEYKSKLRKLRAAVPGICISSDFIVGFPGETEKDFEQTMKLIADVGFDFSYSFVYSQRPGTPAADLADDTPEELKKERLNALQHRLNQQGFEISRQMVGSIQRILVTDYSKKDPGELQGRTENNRIVNFRCDNPTLIGQFADVHIDAAQPHSLRGSLVQ from the coding sequence ATGGCCAAGAAGCTTTACATCGAAACCCACGGTTGCCAGATGAACGAGTACGACAGCTCGCGCATGGTCGATCTGCTGGGCGAACATCAGGCCCTGGAAGTCACGGCGCGCGCGGAAGATGCCGACGTGATTCTGCTCAACACCTGCTCGATCCGCGAACGCGCCCAGGATCGGGTGTACTCGCAGCTCGGCCGCTGGCGCGAACTGAAACTCGCCAACCCGGAGATGGTGATCGCCGTCGGCGGTTGCGTGGCCAGCCAGGAAGGCGCGGCGATTCGCGATCGCGCCCCGTACGTCGACGTGGTGTTCGGCCCGCAGACCCTGCACCGCCTGCCGGAAATGATCGACGCTGCGCGTATCACCAAGCTGCCGCAAGTCGACGTCTCGTTCCCGGAAATCGAAAAATTCGACCACCTGCCCGAGCCGCGCATCGATGGCCCGAGCGCGTACGTGTCGGTGATGGAAGGCTGCAGCAAGTACTGCACGTTCTGCGTGGTGCCCTACACCCGTGGCGAAGAAGTCAGCCGGCCGTTCGACGACGTGCTCGCCGAAATCATCCACCTCGCCGAAAACGGCGTGCGTGAAGTGACCCTGCTGGGGCAGAACGTCAACGGCTATCGCGGCACCACCCATGACGGTCGCCTGGCCGATCTGGCGGAGTTGATCCGCGTAGTGGCCGCCGTTGATGGCATCGACCGCATCCGCTACACCACCTCGCACCCGCTGGAGTTCTCCGACAGTCTGATTCAGGCCCATGCCGACGTGCCGGAGCTGGTGAAACACCTGCACTTGCCGGTGCAGTCGGGTTCCGACCGGATTCTGGCGGCAATGAAGCGCAACCACACGGCGCTGGAGTACAAGTCCAAGCTGCGCAAACTGCGTGCAGCGGTGCCGGGCATCTGCATCAGCTCGGACTTCATCGTCGGTTTCCCGGGCGAAACCGAGAAAGACTTCGAACAGACCATGAAGCTGATTGCCGATGTCGGTTTCGACTTTTCCTACTCGTTCGTCTACAGCCAGCGCCCGGGCACCCCGGCAGCCGATCTGGCCGATGACACTCCGGAAGAGTTGAAGAAAGAACGCCTGAACGCCTTGCAGCACCGTCTGAATCAGCAAGGGTTCGAGATCAGCCGACAAATGGTCGGTTCGATCCAGCGCATTCTGGTCACCGACTACTCGAAAAAAGACCCGGGCGAGCTGCAAGGACGTACCGAGAATAATCGTATCGTCAACTTCCGCTGCGATAATCCGACCCTGATCGGCCAGTTCGCCGACGTGCACATCGACGCGGCACAACCGCACTCGCTGCGCGGCTCGCTGGTCCAGTAA
- a CDS encoding PhoH family protein gives MNAPIEPHRFILEPFEARRFANLCGQFDEHLRLIEQRLTIEIRNRGNQFELIGEPKHTTSAENLLRRLYRETKGTELSPDLVHLFLQESAVVELDNHAPAEASVALRTKKGMIRPRGLNQLRYVKEILGNDINFGIGPAGTGKTYLAVACAVDALEREQIRRILLVRPAVEAGEKLGFLPGDLSQKIDPYLRPLYDALYEMLGFEYVAKLIERQVIEVAPLAYMRGRTLNNSFIILDESQNTTVEQMKMFLTRIGFGSTAVITGDITQVDLPRGTKSGLHHVIEVLKDVPGISFTHFQPKDVVRHPLVQRIVEAYERFESRADAPKETSRDA, from the coding sequence TTGAACGCACCCATAGAACCACATCGTTTTATCCTCGAGCCTTTTGAGGCTCGCCGCTTCGCCAATCTGTGCGGGCAATTCGACGAGCATTTGCGCTTGATCGAACAGCGCCTGACCATCGAGATCCGCAACCGCGGAAACCAGTTCGAACTGATCGGCGAACCCAAGCACACCACGTCTGCGGAAAACCTGCTGCGCCGCCTGTACCGGGAAACCAAAGGTACCGAGCTGTCGCCGGACCTGGTGCACCTGTTCCTCCAGGAATCGGCCGTGGTCGAGCTGGACAATCACGCCCCCGCCGAAGCTTCCGTCGCCCTGCGCACCAAGAAAGGCATGATTCGCCCACGCGGCTTGAATCAGCTGCGCTACGTGAAGGAAATCCTCGGTAACGACATCAACTTCGGCATCGGTCCGGCCGGTACCGGCAAGACCTACCTGGCCGTGGCCTGCGCGGTCGATGCACTGGAGCGCGAGCAGATCCGCCGCATCCTGCTGGTGCGTCCGGCGGTTGAAGCGGGTGAAAAACTCGGCTTCCTGCCCGGCGACTTGAGCCAGAAGATCGACCCGTACCTGCGCCCGCTGTACGACGCCCTCTACGAAATGCTCGGCTTCGAATACGTGGCCAAGCTGATCGAACGTCAGGTGATCGAAGTTGCGCCGCTGGCCTACATGCGCGGTCGTACGCTGAACAACAGCTTCATCATTCTCGACGAAAGCCAGAACACCACCGTCGAGCAAATGAAGATGTTCCTGACCCGCATCGGCTTCGGCTCCACCGCGGTCATCACCGGTGACATCACCCAGGTCGACCTGCCGCGCGGCACCAAGTCCGGCCTGCATCATGTGATCGAAGTGCTCAAGGACGTGCCGGGCATCAGCTTCACGCACTTCCAGCCCAAAGACGTCGTGCGCCACCCATTGGTGCAGCGGATCGTCGAAGCCTACGAGCGCTTCGAAAGCCGCGCCGATGCCCCCAAGGAAACCTCGCGCGATGCTTGA
- the ybeY gene encoding rRNA maturation RNase YbeY, with the protein MLELDLQIATEAKAPSEAEFRQWCELALRQRTADSEMTIRLVDEAEGRELNHTWRHKDYATNVLSFPAEVPDEFLDIPLLGDLVICVAVVAREAAEQGKELKAHWAHLVIHGCLHLLGYDHIDDDEAEEMEALERELLAELGYPDPYADDETETSPIVTTKDSE; encoded by the coding sequence ATGCTTGAGCTGGATCTGCAAATCGCTACCGAAGCGAAAGCCCCGAGCGAAGCCGAGTTCCGCCAATGGTGCGAACTGGCCCTGCGCCAGCGCACTGCTGACTCGGAAATGACCATTCGCCTGGTCGACGAGGCAGAAGGCCGCGAGCTCAACCACACCTGGCGCCACAAGGACTACGCGACCAACGTCCTGTCGTTTCCTGCCGAAGTACCCGACGAGTTTCTCGACATCCCACTGCTCGGCGATCTGGTGATCTGCGTGGCCGTGGTCGCGCGCGAAGCCGCCGAACAAGGCAAGGAACTTAAAGCGCACTGGGCACATCTGGTCATTCACGGCTGCTTGCATCTGCTTGGTTACGACCATATAGATGACGACGAAGCCGAAGAAATGGAAGCACTGGAACGCGAGTTGCTTGCCGAATTGGGCTATCCCGATCCGTACGCGGACGACGAAACCGAAACATCCCCTATCGTTACAACAAAGGATTCAGAGTAA
- a CDS encoding HlyC/CorC family transporter, producing the protein MSEDRSSNGQKSWLGKLTQAFAHEPKNRQELLELLRDAHQNKLLDSEALAIVEGAIQVADLQVRDIMVPRSQMISIKATQTPREFLPAVLDSAHSRYPVIGESHDDVMGVLLAKDLLPLILKENGDSFNIKDLLRPATFVPESKRLNVLLREFRANHNHMAIVIDEYGGVAGLVTIEDVLEQIVGDIEDEHDVEEDSYIKPLPSGDFLIKALTPIENFNEFFDSEFSDDEFDTVGGLVMSAFGHLPKRNETTEIGAYRFRILNADSRRIHLLRLTPIAR; encoded by the coding sequence ATGAGCGAAGATCGATCGAGCAACGGGCAGAAGTCATGGCTGGGCAAACTGACCCAGGCTTTTGCCCACGAGCCGAAGAACCGTCAGGAGCTGCTTGAGCTGCTGCGTGATGCACATCAGAACAAACTGCTGGACAGCGAAGCGCTGGCCATCGTCGAAGGCGCCATCCAGGTGGCTGACCTGCAAGTACGCGACATCATGGTCCCGCGCTCGCAGATGATCAGCATCAAGGCGACCCAGACCCCTCGTGAATTCCTGCCCGCCGTGCTGGACTCGGCCCACTCGCGCTATCCGGTCATCGGCGAAAGCCATGACGACGTGATGGGCGTGCTGCTGGCCAAGGATCTGCTGCCGCTGATCCTCAAGGAGAACGGCGACAGTTTCAACATCAAGGATCTGCTGCGCCCGGCCACATTCGTGCCGGAGTCCAAGCGTCTGAACGTGTTGCTGCGTGAGTTCCGCGCCAACCACAACCACATGGCCATCGTCATCGACGAGTACGGCGGCGTGGCGGGTCTGGTGACGATCGAAGACGTGCTGGAACAGATCGTCGGCGACATCGAAGACGAGCACGACGTCGAAGAAGACAGCTACATCAAGCCGCTGCCCAGCGGTGACTTCCTGATCAAGGCCCTGACGCCGATCGAGAACTTCAACGAGTTTTTCGACAGCGAATTCTCCGACGACGAGTTCGACACGGTCGGCGGCCTGGTGATGAGCGCGTTCGGGCACTTGCCAAAACGCAACGAAACCACTGAAATCGGCGCCTATCGTTTCCGCATCCTGAACGCCGACAGCCGTCGGATTCATTTGCTGCGACTGACGCCAATCGCTCGGTAA
- the lnt gene encoding apolipoprotein N-acyltransferase: protein MRWTTRPGWPGNLLAVAAGAITTFALAPFNIWPLALLAVGLFYAGLRELKPRQALGRGWCFGFGLFGAGTSWIYYSIHHFGGASVLLAGFLMLLFTAAIAFFFALPAWLWARWLRRNEAPLADALAFAALWVGQEAFRGWFLTGFPWLYSGYSQLDGPLSGLAPVGGMWLVSFVLALTAALIYNAPRLLSSGRKGFIAAGLLLLVGPWVAGIALKGHAWTSPSGAPLTVAAIQGNVAQSMKWDPAELNAQLALYRDLSFRSKRVDLLIWPETAVPVLKESAEGYLSMMGTFAAERKSALITGVPIREMVRHEKRFFNGITVVGEGDGTYLKQKLVPFGEYVPLQELLRGLIAFFDLPMSDFARGPADQPLLQAKGYQIAPFICYEVVYPEFAAGLSARSDLLLTISNDTWFGTSIGPLQHLQMAQMRALEAGRWMIRATNNGVTGLINPFGQITEQIPQFEQGILYGEVVPMHNLTPYLQWRSWPLIIVCVLLFGWALMASRMSKTL from the coding sequence ATGCGCTGGACAACCCGCCCCGGCTGGCCCGGTAACCTGCTGGCCGTGGCGGCCGGTGCAATCACCACCTTCGCCCTGGCCCCGTTCAACATCTGGCCGCTGGCCCTGCTGGCGGTCGGCCTGTTCTACGCCGGCCTGCGTGAGCTGAAACCGCGTCAGGCGCTGGGCCGTGGCTGGTGCTTCGGTTTCGGCCTGTTCGGCGCCGGTACCAGCTGGATCTACTACAGCATCCACCATTTCGGTGGTGCCTCCGTGCTGCTGGCCGGGTTCCTGATGCTGCTGTTCACCGCAGCGATCGCTTTTTTCTTCGCGCTGCCCGCGTGGCTCTGGGCACGCTGGTTACGCCGCAACGAAGCACCGCTGGCCGACGCGCTGGCGTTTGCCGCGCTGTGGGTCGGCCAGGAGGCATTTCGCGGCTGGTTCCTCACCGGTTTCCCGTGGCTCTATTCCGGATACAGCCAGCTCGACGGCCCATTGTCCGGGCTCGCGCCGGTCGGTGGCATGTGGCTGGTGTCCTTCGTATTGGCCCTGACTGCGGCACTGATCTACAACGCACCGCGCCTGCTCAGCAGCGGTCGAAAAGGTTTTATCGCGGCTGGTTTGCTGTTGCTGGTCGGGCCGTGGGTTGCCGGCATTGCCCTCAAGGGTCACGCCTGGACCAGTCCGTCCGGCGCGCCGCTGACGGTTGCCGCGATTCAGGGCAACGTCGCACAAAGCATGAAATGGGACCCGGCCGAGCTCAACGCACAACTGGCGCTGTACCGCGACCTGAGCTTTCGCTCGAAGCGGGTGGACCTGCTGATCTGGCCGGAAACCGCTGTGCCGGTCCTCAAAGAGTCTGCCGAAGGCTATCTGAGCATGATGGGCACGTTCGCCGCCGAGCGTAAATCCGCGCTGATTACCGGCGTGCCGATCCGCGAAATGGTCCGCCACGAAAAACGCTTCTTCAACGGCATTACCGTGGTCGGCGAAGGCGATGGCACCTACCTCAAGCAGAAACTGGTGCCGTTCGGCGAATACGTGCCTTTGCAGGAGCTGCTGCGTGGCTTGATTGCGTTCTTTGACTTGCCGATGTCCGACTTCGCTCGCGGTCCGGCCGACCAGCCGTTGCTGCAAGCCAAGGGTTATCAGATTGCGCCGTTCATCTGCTACGAAGTGGTGTACCCGGAATTCGCCGCGGGCCTGTCGGCGCGCAGTGATCTGCTGCTGACGATCAGCAACGACACCTGGTTCGGCACCTCGATCGGCCCGCTGCAACACCTGCAGATGGCGCAGATGCGTGCACTTGAAGCGGGCCGCTGGATGATCCGCGCCACCAACAACGGCGTGACCGGGCTGATCAACCCGTTCGGGCAGATCACCGAGCAGATTCCGCAGTTCGAGCAGGGTATTTTGTACGGTGAGGTGGTGCCGATGCACAACCTGACGCCGTACCTGCAATGGCGCTCATGGCCGCTGATCATTGTGTGTGTGCTGCTGTTTGGCTGGGCGCTGATGGCGAGCCGGATGTCGAAAACCCTTTAA
- a CDS encoding YdcF family protein, with protein sequence MPFRYFIKQLLLPPGILLLLLLVAWWLRRSRPRLAGLCFAIGLGGFWLMSLPVVVQWGAKALEREPPLPRDAWTALAQRADAIVVLGSGRERGDLAWGEDQPTGVGLERQRYAARLAKASGLPILTSGGLHYGTPPTEAKLMADSLRDDFGVTTRWQEGESRTTWENARLSADILLPQGIKRVVVVTQAWHMPRAVWCFQQAGFEVVPAPVGFLGTDNARPFGGWLPEFKSIWQSGQLLNEAVGQVGYSLFYRGD encoded by the coding sequence ATGCCTTTTCGTTACTTCATCAAACAACTTCTATTGCCGCCCGGCATTCTTTTGCTGCTGTTGCTGGTCGCCTGGTGGCTGCGCCGCTCCCGGCCGCGGCTGGCCGGCCTGTGTTTTGCCATTGGCCTGGGTGGTTTCTGGCTGATGAGCCTGCCGGTGGTCGTGCAGTGGGGCGCCAAAGCGCTTGAACGTGAGCCGCCGCTGCCCCGCGATGCGTGGACGGCGCTGGCACAAAGGGCCGATGCCATCGTGGTCCTGGGTTCAGGGCGTGAGCGCGGCGATCTGGCCTGGGGCGAGGATCAGCCGACCGGTGTGGGCCTGGAGCGTCAGCGCTATGCCGCGCGGCTGGCCAAGGCCTCCGGATTGCCGATCCTGACCAGCGGTGGCTTGCATTACGGCACGCCGCCGACCGAGGCGAAGCTGATGGCCGATTCGCTGCGCGATGATTTCGGCGTGACAACGCGCTGGCAGGAAGGTGAAAGCCGCACCACCTGGGAGAACGCCAGACTCAGCGCCGATATCCTGTTGCCCCAAGGCATCAAGCGCGTCGTGGTGGTGACGCAGGCCTGGCATATGCCGCGCGCCGTGTGGTGTTTTCAGCAGGCTGGGTTTGAAGTGGTGCCGGCCCCCGTAGGGTTTCTGGGGACCGATAATGCGCGACCGTTTGGTGGCTGGCTGCCGGAGTTCAAGTCGATCTGGCAGAGTGGGCAGTTGCTGAATGAGGCGGTAGGGCAGGTGGGGTATTCGTTGTTCTACCGCGGTGATTGA
- the leuS gene encoding leucine--tRNA ligase encodes MHEQYQPREIEAAAQSFWDEQKSFEVSEQPGKETYYCLSMFPYPSGKLHMGHVRNYTIGDVISRYQRMQGKNVLQPMGWDAFGMPAENAAMKNNVAPAKWTYENIAYMKSQLRSLGLAVDWSREVTTCKPDYYRWEQWLFTRLFEKGVIYRKNGTVNWDPIDQTVLANEQVIDGRGWRSGALIEKREIPMYYFKITAYADELLESLDELTGWPEQVKTMQRNWIGKSRGMEVQFPYNVDSIGEEGTLKVFTTRPDTLMGATYVAVAAEHHLASLAAKNNPELQAFIAECKGGSVAEADVATQEKKGLPTGLFVEHPLTGEKLPVWVANYVLMHYGDGAVMAVPAHDERDFEFAHKYNLPVKSVVRTSSGDTNPAPWQDAYGEHGALINSGEFDGLDFTGAFDAMEVALIKKNLGASRTQFRLRDWGISRQRYWGCPIPIIHCNTCGDVPVPEDQLPVVLPEDVVPDGAGSPLARMPEFYECSCPKCGQPAKRETDTMDTFVESSWYYARYASPHFEGGLVEKSAADHWLPVDQYIGGIEHAILHLLYARFFHKLMRDEGLVSSNEPFKNLLTQGMVIAETYYRREANGAYTWFNPADVELERDSKAKVISAKLKSDGLPVEIGGTEKMAKSKNNGVDPQSMIDQFGADTCRLFMMFASPPDMSAEWSDSGVEGSHRFLKRVWRLAQAHVTQGLPGKLDVAGLNDEQKAVRRAIHLAIKQASHDVGQNHKFNTAIAQVMTLMNVLEKAAQGTEQDRALIHEGLEAVTLLLAPITPHISHELWNQLGHADAVIDASWPAVDESALVQDSLTLVIQVNGKLRGQIEMPASATREEVEAAARINENVLRFVDGLTIRKVIVVPGKLVNIVAS; translated from the coding sequence ATGCACGAACAATATCAGCCCCGTGAAATCGAAGCCGCCGCCCAGTCGTTCTGGGACGAGCAAAAGTCCTTTGAAGTCAGTGAACAGCCAGGCAAGGAGACCTACTATTGCCTGTCGATGTTCCCTTACCCCAGCGGCAAGCTACACATGGGGCACGTGCGCAACTACACCATCGGCGACGTGATCTCCCGCTACCAGCGCATGCAAGGCAAAAATGTTCTGCAACCAATGGGTTGGGACGCGTTCGGCATGCCGGCGGAAAACGCCGCGATGAAGAACAACGTGGCACCTGCCAAGTGGACCTACGAAAACATCGCCTACATGAAGTCCCAGCTGCGCAGCCTGGGCCTGGCGGTGGACTGGTCCCGTGAAGTGACCACCTGCAAGCCTGATTACTATCGCTGGGAACAATGGCTGTTCACTCGCCTGTTCGAAAAAGGCGTGATCTACCGTAAAAACGGCACCGTGAACTGGGACCCGATCGACCAGACCGTTCTGGCCAATGAACAGGTGATCGACGGTCGCGGCTGGCGTTCCGGCGCGCTGATCGAAAAGCGCGAAATCCCGATGTACTACTTCAAGATCACCGCTTACGCGGATGAGCTGCTGGAGAGCCTCGACGAACTGACTGGCTGGCCTGAACAGGTCAAGACCATGCAGCGCAACTGGATCGGCAAATCCCGCGGCATGGAAGTGCAGTTCCCGTACAACGTCGACTCGATCGGCGAAGAAGGCACGCTCAAGGTCTTCACCACCCGTCCGGACACCCTGATGGGCGCGACCTACGTCGCCGTGGCCGCCGAGCACCACTTGGCCTCGCTGGCCGCCAAGAACAACCCTGAGCTGCAAGCGTTCATCGCTGAATGCAAGGGCGGCAGCGTTGCCGAAGCCGACGTCGCCACTCAAGAGAAGAAAGGCCTGCCGACCGGCCTGTTCGTCGAGCACCCGCTGACCGGTGAAAAACTGCCGGTGTGGGTCGCCAACTACGTGCTGATGCATTACGGCGACGGCGCCGTGATGGCCGTGCCGGCCCACGACGAGCGCGACTTCGAGTTCGCTCACAAGTACAACCTGCCGGTCAAATCGGTGGTGCGCACCAGCTCCGGTGACACCAACCCGGCCCCGTGGCAGGACGCCTACGGCGAGCACGGCGCGCTGATCAACTCCGGCGAGTTCGACGGCCTGGACTTCACCGGCGCGTTCGACGCCATGGAAGTCGCCCTGATCAAGAAAAACCTCGGTGCCTCGCGCACCCAGTTCCGCCTGCGCGACTGGGGCATCAGCCGTCAACGCTACTGGGGCTGCCCGATCCCGATCATCCACTGCAACACTTGCGGTGACGTGCCGGTGCCGGAAGACCAGTTGCCGGTGGTGCTGCCGGAAGACGTGGTGCCGGACGGCGCCGGTTCGCCGCTGGCGCGCATGCCGGAATTCTACGAGTGCAGCTGCCCGAAATGCGGCCAGCCTGCCAAACGTGAAACCGACACCATGGACACCTTCGTCGAGTCCTCGTGGTACTACGCCCGTTACGCCTCGCCACACTTCGAAGGCGGTCTGGTGGAAAAATCCGCGGCTGACCACTGGCTGCCGGTGGATCAGTACATCGGCGGTATCGAACACGCCATCCTCCACCTGCTGTATGCGCGCTTCTTCCACAAGCTGATGCGCGACGAAGGCCTGGTAAGCTCCAACGAGCCGTTCAAGAACCTGCTGACCCAGGGCATGGTGATCGCCGAGACCTACTATCGTCGCGAAGCCAACGGTGCCTACACCTGGTTCAACCCGGCGGACGTGGAACTGGAGCGTGACAGCAAGGCCAAGGTCATCAGCGCCAAACTGAAATCCGACGGCTTGCCGGTGGAAATCGGTGGCACCGAAAAAATGGCCAAGTCGAAGAACAACGGCGTCGACCCACAGTCGATGATCGACCAGTTCGGGGCCGACACCTGCCGCCTGTTCATGATGTTCGCCTCGCCGCCTGACATGAGCGCCGAATGGTCCGACTCAGGCGTTGAAGGCTCGCACCGCTTCCTCAAGCGCGTCTGGCGTCTGGCTCAGGCCCACGTCACCCAGGGCCTGCCGGGCAAACTGGACGTCGCCGGCCTGAACGACGAGCAGAAGGCCGTTCGCCGCGCCATCCACCTGGCCATCAAGCAGGCCAGCCACGACGTCGGCCAGAACCACAAATTCAACACTGCCATCGCTCAGGTGATGACACTGATGAACGTGCTGGAGAAAGCTGCGCAAGGCACCGAACAGGATCGTGCGCTGATTCACGAAGGCCTCGAAGCCGTGACCTTGCTACTGGCGCCAATCACACCACACATCAGCCACGAGCTGTGGAACCAGTTGGGCCACGCTGACGCGGTCATCGACGCCAGCTGGCCGGCAGTGGACGAAAGTGCTCTGGTGCAGGACAGCCTGACGCTGGTTATCCAGGTCAACGGCAAGCTGCGTGGCCAGATCGAAATGCCGGCCAGCGCGACCCGCGAAGAAGTGGAAGCGGCAGCCCGCATCAACGAAAACGTGCTGCGTTTCGTCGACGGCCTGACCATTCGCAAAGTGATCGTCGTGCCAGGCAAACTGGTCAACATCGTCGCCAGCTAA
- the lptE gene encoding LPS assembly lipoprotein LptE yields MIKRNLLVMGLAVLLSACGFQLRGTGTTELAIKELDLSARNAYGPTVTQLRQVLESSGVKVYNGAPFKLYLSDEQENQRILSYAGAGRTGEYQVSTVLNYDIVGEHNLNLLSDKLEVQKVFIHDGNNLVGSDQEANDARNETRRELVQRMILRLQQLTPGQLQQLQQAANDRARAEADALKAAQKAEAETPRQSPLELPQQ; encoded by the coding sequence ATGATCAAACGCAATCTGCTGGTGATGGGCCTCGCCGTTCTGCTGAGCGCCTGCGGTTTCCAGCTGCGTGGCACTGGCACCACCGAACTGGCGATCAAGGAACTCGACCTGAGCGCCCGCAACGCCTACGGTCCGACCGTCACTCAGCTGCGTCAGGTACTGGAGTCCAGCGGCGTCAAGGTCTACAACGGTGCGCCGTTCAAGCTGTACCTGTCTGACGAGCAGGAAAACCAGCGCATCCTCAGCTACGCCGGCGCTGGCCGTACTGGCGAGTACCAGGTCAGCACCGTGCTGAACTACGACATCGTTGGCGAACACAATCTGAACCTGCTGAGCGACAAGCTTGAAGTGCAGAAGGTGTTCATCCACGACGGCAACAACCTTGTCGGCTCCGACCAGGAAGCTAACGACGCCCGCAATGAAACCCGTCGCGAGCTGGTTCAACGCATGATTCTGCGCCTGCAACAGCTGACTCCGGGTCAACTGCAGCAATTGCAGCAAGCGGCCAACGACCGGGCCAGAGCAGAAGCCGACGCGCTGAAGGCGGCACAGAAGGCTGAAGCGGAAACCCCGCGTCAGTCGCCACTCGAACTGCCGCAGCAGTAA
- the holA gene encoding DNA polymerase III subunit delta, with translation MKLAPAQLGKHLQGALAPVYIISGDDPLLCQEAADAIRGAVRQQGFDERQVFAADANFDWGTLLQAGASMSLFAEKRLLELRLPSGKPGDKGAAALIEYCSRPAEDTVLLISLPKLDGSAQKTKWGKALVEGQQTQFIQIWPVDANQLPSWIRQRLSQAGLSASQDAVELIAARVEGNLLAAAQEIEKLKLMAEGGQITVETVQAAVADSARFDVFGLTDAVLNGEPAHALRMLEGLRGEGVEPPVILWALARELRLLANISLQYSQGTPLDKCFSQAKPPVWDKRKPLMSKALQRYSAPRWAQLLLEAQRIDAQIKGQAAGSPWMSLSRLALLMAGQRLTLPAE, from the coding sequence ATGAAGCTCGCTCCCGCTCAACTCGGCAAACACCTGCAAGGTGCGCTAGCGCCTGTCTATATCATCAGCGGCGATGACCCGCTGTTATGCCAGGAAGCCGCCGACGCCATCCGCGGTGCTGTACGCCAGCAAGGCTTCGACGAACGCCAGGTGTTCGCCGCCGACGCCAATTTCGATTGGGGCACGTTGCTACAGGCCGGCGCCAGCATGTCGTTGTTCGCCGAAAAACGCCTGCTGGAACTGCGCTTGCCTTCAGGCAAACCCGGTGACAAAGGCGCTGCCGCGCTGATCGAATACTGCTCGCGCCCCGCCGAGGACACCGTGCTGCTGATCAGCCTGCCCAAGCTCGATGGCAGTGCGCAGAAGACCAAATGGGGCAAGGCGCTGGTCGAAGGTCAGCAGACCCAGTTCATCCAGATCTGGCCGGTGGACGCCAATCAGTTGCCGAGCTGGATTCGTCAGCGTCTGTCACAGGCCGGATTATCGGCCAGTCAGGACGCGGTCGAATTGATTGCCGCACGCGTCGAAGGCAACCTGCTCGCCGCCGCGCAGGAAATCGAAAAGCTCAAGCTGATGGCTGAAGGTGGACAGATCACCGTCGAAACCGTGCAGGCCGCCGTGGCCGACAGTGCCCGATTCGACGTGTTCGGACTGACCGATGCCGTACTCAACGGCGAACCGGCCCATGCACTGCGCATGCTCGAAGGGCTACGCGGTGAAGGCGTCGAGCCACCGGTGATTCTCTGGGCGCTGGCGCGGGAGTTGCGCCTGTTAGCCAATATCTCGTTGCAGTACAGCCAGGGCACGCCGCTGGACAAGTGCTTCAGCCAGGCGAAGCCACCGGTCTGGGACAAGCGCAAACCGCTGATGAGCAAAGCCCTGCAACGCTACTCGGCGCCACGCTGGGCGCAGTTGTTGCTCGAAGCCCAGCGCATCGATGCGCAGATCAAGGGACAGGCTGCCGGTTCCCCGTGGATGAGCCTGAGTCGGTTGGCGTTGTTGATGGCCGGTCAGCGCCTGACATTACCCGCTGAGTGA
- the arfA gene encoding alternative ribosome rescue factor ArfA produces MAKKRSNKAKSIIAQPLFRSRQERPTKGKGSYRREAFQSNSWEASCFLAA; encoded by the coding sequence ATGGCTAAAAAACGATCCAACAAAGCCAAATCCATCATCGCCCAACCCCTGTTCCGCAGCCGCCAGGAACGACCAACCAAGGGCAAAGGCAGCTACCGCCGCGAAGCCTTCCAGTCTAATAGCTGGGAGGCTTCTTGCTTTCTGGCTGCCTGA